The Erinaceus europaeus chromosome 16, mEriEur2.1, whole genome shotgun sequence genome includes a window with the following:
- the CLN6 gene encoding ceroid-lipofuscinosis neuronal protein 6 isoform X2 — MEVAARRRQHPGGLGSQPGGSALQARLSSIKADGSENPAPFHLDLWLYFTLQNWVLDFGRPIAMLVFPLEWFPLNKPSVGDYFHMAYNIITPFLLLQLLERSPRTPPRPVLYVSIITLIMGASIHLVSDSVNHRLLLSGYQNHLSVRENPIMRGLKPETLIDSFELLYYYDEYLGHSMCSCFTPHAAPSPVPRRALLLVPPSGLYYWYLVTEGQIFVLFLFTFFAMLALVLHRRRRRLLLDANGTFLLASFSLGLLLVALWVAWLWRDPALRRRYPGLIYVPEPWAFYSLHVCVGPEGHTEGRA, encoded by the exons ATGGAGGTGGCGGCAAGGCGGCGGCAGCACCCGGGAGGTTTGGGTTCGCAGCCGGGGGGCTCGGCCCTGCAAGCCAG GCTCAGCTCCATCAAGGCTGATGGCTCCGAGAACCCAGCCCCCTTCCACCTCGACCTCTGGCTCTACTTCACGCTGCAGAACTGGGTCTTGGACTTTGGGCGCCCCATCGCCATG CTGGTGTTCCCTCTGGAGTGGTTCCCGCTCAACAAGCCCAGCGTGGGGGACTACTTCCACATGGCCTACAACATCATCACGCCCTTCCTGCTGCTCCAG CTCCTGGAGCGGTCGCCTCGCACCCCGCCACGCCCAGTCCTCTATGTCAGCATAATCACCCTGATCATGGGCGCCAGCATCCACCTGGTGAGCGACTCGGTGAACCACCGCCTGCTCCTGAGCGGCTACCAGAACCACCTGTCGGTCCGAGAGAACCCCATCATGCGGGGCCTCAAGCCCGAGACTCTG ATCGACTCCTTTGAGCTGTTGTACTATTACGATGAGTACCTGGGTCACTCCATGTG CAGCTGCTTCACGCCCCACGCTGCGCCAAGCCCCGTGCCCCGGCGGGCGCTGCTCCTGGTGCCGCCCAGCGGCCTGTACTACTG GTACCTGGTGACGGAGGGCCAGATCTTTGTGCTCTTCCTCTTCACCTTCTTCGCCATGCTGGCCCTGGTCCTGCACCGGCGGCGCCGGCGCCTCCTCCTGGACGCCAACGGCACCTTCCTGCTGGCCTCCTTCTCGCTGGGCCTGCTGCTGGTGGCGCTCTGGGTGGCCTGGCTGTGGCGGGACCCCGCGCTCCGCAGAAGGTACCCCGGCCTCATCTATGTGCCCGAGCCCTGGGCCTTCTACAGCCTGCACGTCTGCGTGGGCCCCGAGGGTCACACGGAGGGGCGCGCGTGA
- the CLN6 gene encoding ceroid-lipofuscinosis neuronal protein 6 isoform X3, translating to MEVAARRRQHPGGLGSQPGGSALQARLSSIKADGSENPAPFHLDLWLYFTLQNWVLDFGRPIAMLLERSPRTPPRPVLYVSIITLIMGASIHLVSDSVNHRLLLSGYQNHLSVRENPIMRGLKPETLIDSFELLYYYDEYLGHSMWYTPFFLILFLYFSSCFTPHAAPSPVPRRALLLVPPSGLYYWYLVTEGQIFVLFLFTFFAMLALVLHRRRRRLLLDANGTFLLASFSLGLLLVALWVAWLWRDPALRRRYPGLIYVPEPWAFYSLHVCVGPEGHTEGRA from the exons ATGGAGGTGGCGGCAAGGCGGCGGCAGCACCCGGGAGGTTTGGGTTCGCAGCCGGGGGGCTCGGCCCTGCAAGCCAG GCTCAGCTCCATCAAGGCTGATGGCTCCGAGAACCCAGCCCCCTTCCACCTCGACCTCTGGCTCTACTTCACGCTGCAGAACTGGGTCTTGGACTTTGGGCGCCCCATCGCCATG CTCCTGGAGCGGTCGCCTCGCACCCCGCCACGCCCAGTCCTCTATGTCAGCATAATCACCCTGATCATGGGCGCCAGCATCCACCTGGTGAGCGACTCGGTGAACCACCGCCTGCTCCTGAGCGGCTACCAGAACCACCTGTCGGTCCGAGAGAACCCCATCATGCGGGGCCTCAAGCCCGAGACTCTG ATCGACTCCTTTGAGCTGTTGTACTATTACGATGAGTACCTGGGTCACTCCATGTG GTACACCCcgttcttcctcatcctcttcctgtACTTCAGCAGCTGCTTCACGCCCCACGCTGCGCCAAGCCCCGTGCCCCGGCGGGCGCTGCTCCTGGTGCCGCCCAGCGGCCTGTACTACTG GTACCTGGTGACGGAGGGCCAGATCTTTGTGCTCTTCCTCTTCACCTTCTTCGCCATGCTGGCCCTGGTCCTGCACCGGCGGCGCCGGCGCCTCCTCCTGGACGCCAACGGCACCTTCCTGCTGGCCTCCTTCTCGCTGGGCCTGCTGCTGGTGGCGCTCTGGGTGGCCTGGCTGTGGCGGGACCCCGCGCTCCGCAGAAGGTACCCCGGCCTCATCTATGTGCCCGAGCCCTGGGCCTTCTACAGCCTGCACGTCTGCGTGGGCCCCGAGGGTCACACGGAGGGGCGCGCGTGA
- the CLN6 gene encoding ceroid-lipofuscinosis neuronal protein 6 isoform X1 produces the protein MEVAARRRQHPGGLGSQPGGSALQARLSSIKADGSENPAPFHLDLWLYFTLQNWVLDFGRPIAMLVFPLEWFPLNKPSVGDYFHMAYNIITPFLLLQLLERSPRTPPRPVLYVSIITLIMGASIHLVSDSVNHRLLLSGYQNHLSVRENPIMRGLKPETLIDSFELLYYYDEYLGHSMWYTPFFLILFLYFSSCFTPHAAPSPVPRRALLLVPPSGLYYWYLVTEGQIFVLFLFTFFAMLALVLHRRRRRLLLDANGTFLLASFSLGLLLVALWVAWLWRDPALRRRYPGLIYVPEPWAFYSLHVCVGPEGHTEGRA, from the exons ATGGAGGTGGCGGCAAGGCGGCGGCAGCACCCGGGAGGTTTGGGTTCGCAGCCGGGGGGCTCGGCCCTGCAAGCCAG GCTCAGCTCCATCAAGGCTGATGGCTCCGAGAACCCAGCCCCCTTCCACCTCGACCTCTGGCTCTACTTCACGCTGCAGAACTGGGTCTTGGACTTTGGGCGCCCCATCGCCATG CTGGTGTTCCCTCTGGAGTGGTTCCCGCTCAACAAGCCCAGCGTGGGGGACTACTTCCACATGGCCTACAACATCATCACGCCCTTCCTGCTGCTCCAG CTCCTGGAGCGGTCGCCTCGCACCCCGCCACGCCCAGTCCTCTATGTCAGCATAATCACCCTGATCATGGGCGCCAGCATCCACCTGGTGAGCGACTCGGTGAACCACCGCCTGCTCCTGAGCGGCTACCAGAACCACCTGTCGGTCCGAGAGAACCCCATCATGCGGGGCCTCAAGCCCGAGACTCTG ATCGACTCCTTTGAGCTGTTGTACTATTACGATGAGTACCTGGGTCACTCCATGTG GTACACCCcgttcttcctcatcctcttcctgtACTTCAGCAGCTGCTTCACGCCCCACGCTGCGCCAAGCCCCGTGCCCCGGCGGGCGCTGCTCCTGGTGCCGCCCAGCGGCCTGTACTACTG GTACCTGGTGACGGAGGGCCAGATCTTTGTGCTCTTCCTCTTCACCTTCTTCGCCATGCTGGCCCTGGTCCTGCACCGGCGGCGCCGGCGCCTCCTCCTGGACGCCAACGGCACCTTCCTGCTGGCCTCCTTCTCGCTGGGCCTGCTGCTGGTGGCGCTCTGGGTGGCCTGGCTGTGGCGGGACCCCGCGCTCCGCAGAAGGTACCCCGGCCTCATCTATGTGCCCGAGCCCTGGGCCTTCTACAGCCTGCACGTCTGCGTGGGCCCCGAGGGTCACACGGAGGGGCGCGCGTGA